One Engystomops pustulosus chromosome 11, aEngPut4.maternal, whole genome shotgun sequence DNA window includes the following coding sequences:
- the LOC140106079 gene encoding uncharacterized protein translates to MENERILNLTLEIIYLLTGEDYAPVKKTSGECGRRRWTQNPETPPSPIPERKNEQKILEITNKIIELLSGEVPIRCQDISVHFSLEEWEYIEEHKDLYNEAIVLERQPLTAPDDSPCVTAGATDGKRGHKIPGDSEKDAGHLPPVTENKRRTEVEESGSEGKISSDPDIYRNPSVCRRPYSQCLPDEDGDHNTYNPTDYTEQYPLTIKEEPISCDEEDGADTASYKHKPPRQLRGIRENIIDNDFITRAGFYPSIHIEEEPLSCDENTMDTDSYVPINPSHRYPSILMEEEPDTGDEGECPAIYALTNPKIIDIKEEPASCDDTMLADPNIYTSREHTQQYPFIHIKEEPVFWPEESLAIPSSNAHFDFSAPQDINGSEFLEYLSIHKAKTHNYGDYGDQLFFSSKLMKSRRIPAQQYPLYKYGKCYSEPSALFSHRRIGNSEVPFTCSYCGKGFVYYTHLMTHQRIHTGERPYACSVCGKRFAHNSTLVTHQRIHTGERPYVCFHCGKCFTKKSNLTTHNRIHTGERPYGCTKCGKCFGSKSHFNRHVKIHKKEASRF, encoded by the exons ATGGAGAATGAGAGGATATTGAACCTGACCCTGGAGATCATCTACCTGCTgaccggagag GATTACGCCCCAGTGAAGAAGACATCTGGTGAGTGTGGAAGACGGAGGTGGACCCAGAACCCGGAGACACCTCCATCACCAATACCAGAGAGGAagaatgagcagaagatcctggagATCACCAACAAGATCatagagctgctgagcggagag gttcctataaggtgtcaggacatcaGCGTCCATTTCTccctggaggagtgggagtatatagaagagcACAAGGACCTCTACAATGAAGCTATTGTGTTGGAGCGCCAGCCCCTCACAGCACCAG ATGACTCGCCCTGTGTTACTGCCGGAGCCACGGATGGTAAACGTGGTCATAAAATTCCTGGCGACAGTGAGAAGGACGCTGGACACTTACCACCGGTGACCGAAAATAAGAGGAGAACTGAAGTGGAAGAATCGGGGAGTGAAGGAAAGATTTCCTCTGATCCAGACATTTACAGGAATCCATCTGTTTGTCGCAGGCCGTATTCACAATGTCTGCCTGATGAGGACGGAGACCACAACACCTATAACCCCACAGACTATACAGAACAGTATCCACTGACTATCAAGGAGGAACCAATCTCATGTGATGAAGAAGATGGCGCAGATACTGCAAGTTATAAGCACAAACCTCCCAGGCAGCTCCGGGGTATTCGGGAGAACATCATAGACAATGACTTCATTACACGCGCCGGTTTCTATCCCTCCATTCATATCGAGGAGGAACCATTGTCGTGTGATGAAAATACCATGGATACGGATAGTTACGTACCCATCAATCCCAGTCACCGCTACCCGTCTATCCTTATGGAGGAGGAACCAGACACAGGAGACGAAGGAGAATGCCCGGCCATCTACGCGCTCACAAATCCGAAAATCATAGACATTAAGGAGGAACCAGCCTCATGTGATGACACGATGCTCGCAGATCCCAACATTTACACATCCAGAGAACACACACAACAGTACCCCTTTATCCATATCAAGGAGGAACCAGTGTTCTGGCCAGAGGAAAGTCTTGCCATACCTTCCAGTAACGCACATTTTGACTTTAGCGCTCCTCAGGATATTAATGGTTCCGAATTTCTAGAATACCTAAGTATACACAAAGCAAAGACGCACAACTATGGAGACTATGGCGACCAGTTGTTCTTCAGTTCTAAGCTGATGAAGTCCAGAAGGATCCCGGCACAACAATACCCACTGTACAAATACGGGAAGTGTTATTCTGAACCTTCTGCCCTTTTCAGCCACCGTCGGATTGGTAATTCGGAGGTCCCCTTTACGTGTTCCTACTGCGGCAAGGGCTTTGTGTATTACACACATCTAATGACCCACCAGAGAATCCACACCGGAGAGAGACCCTACGCGTGCTCCGTCTGCGGGAAGCGCTTCGCACATAACTCGACCCTGGTCACTCACCAGCGCATACACACCGGCGAGCGCCCCTACGTCTGCTTCCATTGTGGGAAGTGTTTCACTAAAAAGTCCAATCTAACAACTCACAACCGCATTCACACAGGAGAGCGGCCGTACGGCTGCACCaagtgtgggaaatgctttgggaGTAAGAGCCATTTCAATAGACATGTAAAGATCCACAAAAAAGAAGCGAGTCGATTTTAA